A genomic window from Candidatus Glassbacteria bacterium includes:
- a CDS encoding VWA domain-containing protein, producing the protein MSELVLNIRHAAMWPASVVALAVMVVVWWTYRRTYPPLSAGYRLLLAGLRSVVVLLLGLLVLEPLVALSTERNRPERLAVLVDRSASMLLPVSSRPGESADSRLNAAREFSGMLATARDTTVTIFGFGRGLAELEGEAGLDERNLEDRTDLAGALEQLRSGAGPGWDRVVVISDGMVNAGIDPLAVPGVSGMRVDAVLIGSRPVVADLALTGIEQVAPAYEDGEVELELTIARTGEVRGLAAVDVFLDGRKVAERRVTLAGEGAGMNSARVTFDAPEAGDYWLRAEIRGGGEEWSALNNSRLFRLRVRKSRRTFLLVSNSPDWDLTFAARALAANEDWEVEMVLALENGIRRSKAGRGFRPGGMPAAAELAETALVVLHGKIHEFGRSLLDRLAARAGEGAFALVVWPAGDFNPRALPSGLASLLPSAPGAGAIVPVEAPQTPARLLTRDRYGVLDALAGGGAIDGLPPLTTVYRGVQLARSAEVLGRAGSRGPLAGEGPPVLSVRPTDGVRCALVTAQGLWRWHMQRQLSDPEEAALYFRMWRELADWLTSAEKKSPLALAPQREVLSRGMPVRLEGTISEEPVETGTVVRAFLWQTGGTGSLDTLAVRTVSLAGGEREFTVDFGVFPPGRYNFTAEASAGADTLRAGGELAVEPYSPELAEPGPDSTLLAALCAATGGRLVRGVEQAGELWSMNQVTEPVTTVIALARTSWIYWLLVVLLAAEWVLRRRKALS; encoded by the coding sequence TTGAGCGAACTGGTGTTAAATATCAGGCATGCCGCCATGTGGCCGGCCAGTGTCGTGGCCCTGGCCGTGATGGTCGTGGTCTGGTGGACTTACCGCCGGACCTATCCGCCGCTGAGCGCCGGTTACCGCCTGCTGCTGGCCGGACTGCGGAGCGTTGTCGTGCTGCTGCTGGGATTGCTCGTGCTGGAGCCGCTGGTGGCTCTCAGCACGGAGCGAAACCGTCCCGAGCGGCTGGCCGTGCTGGTGGACCGGTCGGCCAGCATGCTCCTGCCCGTGTCGTCCCGGCCGGGCGAGAGCGCCGACAGCAGGTTGAATGCTGCCAGGGAGTTCTCCGGGATGCTTGCCACCGCTCGGGATACAACGGTAACAATATTCGGCTTTGGGCGTGGTCTTGCAGAGTTGGAGGGCGAGGCCGGGCTGGACGAGCGCAATCTCGAGGACCGCACCGACCTGGCCGGAGCGCTGGAACAGCTTCGGTCCGGCGCAGGACCCGGTTGGGACAGGGTTGTGGTGATCAGCGACGGGATGGTTAACGCCGGCATCGATCCGCTGGCTGTCCCGGGTGTGAGCGGGATGAGGGTGGACGCGGTGCTGATCGGCAGCCGGCCGGTTGTGGCCGACCTGGCCCTGACCGGAATCGAACAGGTCGCCCCGGCGTATGAGGACGGTGAGGTCGAGCTGGAGCTGACAATTGCGCGCACCGGCGAGGTTCGCGGTCTGGCGGCTGTGGATGTGTTTCTCGATGGGCGCAAGGTGGCGGAGCGGCGGGTGACGCTGGCCGGCGAGGGCGCGGGAATGAATTCTGCGCGGGTGACTTTTGACGCTCCGGAGGCGGGCGATTACTGGCTGCGGGCGGAGATTCGCGGGGGCGGGGAAGAATGGAGCGCGCTCAACAACAGCCGCCTGTTCCGTCTACGGGTCCGCAAAAGCCGCCGCACGTTCCTGCTGGTTTCCAACTCCCCGGACTGGGACCTGACATTTGCCGCCAGGGCGCTGGCGGCAAACGAGGACTGGGAGGTTGAGATGGTCCTGGCGCTTGAAAACGGTATCCGCCGCAGTAAAGCCGGCCGGGGGTTCCGCCCGGGCGGAATGCCCGCGGCCGCGGAACTCGCTGAAACCGCGCTGGTGGTTCTCCACGGAAAAATTCACGAGTTCGGCAGGAGTTTGCTCGACAGGCTGGCCGCCCGGGCCGGGGAGGGCGCATTCGCGCTGGTTGTCTGGCCCGCCGGTGATTTCAATCCGCGAGCGCTTCCTTCCGGATTGGCTTCCCTGCTGCCGTCGGCTCCGGGTGCAGGCGCGATAGTGCCGGTGGAAGCTCCTCAGACTCCGGCCCGTCTGTTGACCAGAGACCGGTACGGCGTGCTCGACGCTCTCGCTGGCGGCGGCGCAATCGACGGCCTTCCGCCGCTGACAACTGTTTACCGCGGAGTTCAACTGGCCCGTTCGGCCGAGGTGCTGGGCCGCGCCGGGAGCCGGGGTCCGCTGGCGGGCGAGGGTCCCCCCGTGCTGTCGGTACGGCCCACCGACGGGGTGCGCTGCGCCCTGGTAACCGCCCAGGGACTGTGGCGCTGGCACATGCAGCGTCAACTGAGTGACCCGGAAGAGGCCGCCCTGTATTTCAGGATGTGGCGGGAACTGGCCGACTGGCTGACCTCTGCGGAAAAGAAATCGCCGCTGGCTCTGGCTCCCCAGCGCGAGGTGCTGAGCAGGGGCATGCCTGTGAGGCTTGAGGGTACGATCAGCGAGGAACCGGTGGAGACCGGAACAGTCGTGCGGGCTTTCCTCTGGCAGACCGGCGGCACGGGATCGCTGGACACGCTGGCTGTGCGCACGGTTTCACTGGCTGGCGGAGAGAGAGAGTTCACGGTCGATTTCGGCGTATTCCCGCCCGGACGCTACAATTTTACGGCGGAAGCCTCGGCAGGAGCGGACACATTGAGGGCCGGCGGCGAACTGGCTGTCGAACCGTACAGTCCCGAGCTGGCCGAGCCTGGCCCCGACAGCACGCTGCTGGCAGCCTTGTGCGCCGCTACCGGCGGCAGGCTGGTCCGGGGAGTGGAGCAGGCCGGGGAGCTGTGGAGCATGAACCAGGTCACCGAACCTGTGACTACCGTAATCGCACTGGCGCGCACATCCTGGATCTACTGGCTGCTGGTTGTCCTGCTTGCCGCGGAGTGGGTTTTGCGCAGGCGCAAGGCTCTATCCTGA
- a CDS encoding leucyl aminopeptidase, protein MKVEIVKQLELGGGAPVLIVPVVRDSLEKDPLAARLNRRMGGHLAEAANQENFSGKAGQVITFNVHGARLPGRICLVGLGEQDSLDCEKFRRAAGRAADVLRSWSAAKALLACRIPPRGAGIAAGDVCGALVEGMTLGLYRFEKYKSADAENPSYPGLEELELFFCDGRGTALRQQSEALSAVVGRARVVAGGVIAARELVNEIPTELTPERLAEKAAALAESHEGLSCRVLDEQEMEREKMGASLAVARGSANPPRFIELSWEPSGPVSSAERLVLVGKGVCFDSGGLNIKTGPNMSTMKMDMSGAAAVIGAIGVIAELKLPVRVTAVVAAVENMPGGRSYKPDDIVRALDGTTIEVGNTDAEGRLTLADALGWAVGRLEATRIVELATLTGACVAALGPTTAGLFGNDEAWSSRVMAAAGLSGEKFCRLPLDGDMREDIRSDFADVKNVGATRWGGAITAALFLQKFAGDTPWVHLDIAGPAWAEKKRHYQGPGGTGYGVRLLVRLAEDLAADR, encoded by the coding sequence ATGAAAGTCGAAATCGTAAAGCAGCTGGAACTTGGCGGCGGGGCACCCGTTCTGATAGTTCCGGTGGTGCGGGACAGTCTGGAAAAAGACCCGCTGGCAGCCCGGCTCAACCGTCGCATGGGCGGACATCTTGCCGAGGCCGCGAATCAGGAAAATTTCAGCGGCAAAGCGGGCCAGGTAATCACGTTCAACGTCCACGGAGCCAGGCTGCCCGGCCGGATTTGCCTGGTGGGGCTGGGTGAGCAGGACAGCCTGGACTGCGAGAAATTCCGCCGCGCCGCCGGCAGGGCCGCCGATGTCCTTCGTTCCTGGAGCGCCGCCAAAGCCCTGCTGGCCTGCCGGATTCCGCCCCGCGGCGCCGGAATCGCCGCGGGTGATGTCTGCGGGGCGCTGGTCGAGGGGATGACGCTGGGTCTGTACCGGTTCGAGAAGTACAAGAGCGCGGACGCGGAGAACCCATCGTATCCGGGACTCGAGGAGTTGGAGTTATTTTTCTGCGACGGACGGGGAACGGCTCTCAGGCAGCAGTCCGAGGCATTGAGCGCTGTGGTCGGCCGGGCGAGGGTCGTGGCCGGCGGAGTAATCGCCGCCCGCGAGCTGGTCAACGAGATCCCGACCGAGCTGACCCCGGAGCGGCTGGCTGAGAAGGCTGCGGCTCTGGCCGAGAGTCACGAGGGGCTGAGCTGCCGGGTGCTGGACGAGCAGGAGATGGAGCGCGAGAAGATGGGCGCCAGTCTGGCGGTGGCCCGCGGCAGCGCCAACCCGCCGCGCTTTATCGAGCTGAGCTGGGAACCCTCCGGGCCGGTGAGTTCCGCTGAGCGGCTGGTACTGGTGGGTAAGGGAGTCTGTTTCGACAGCGGCGGGTTGAATATCAAAACCGGCCCCAACATGAGCACGATGAAGATGGACATGTCGGGCGCGGCGGCGGTGATCGGCGCGATCGGAGTGATCGCGGAGCTGAAGCTGCCCGTGCGGGTGACAGCCGTGGTGGCGGCGGTGGAGAACATGCCGGGCGGGCGCAGCTACAAGCCCGACGACATTGTCCGCGCCCTGGACGGCACCACGATCGAGGTCGGCAACACCGACGCCGAGGGCCGTCTGACCCTGGCCGATGCCCTGGGCTGGGCTGTCGGCAGGCTGGAGGCCACCCGGATCGTGGAGTTGGCCACGCTCACCGGCGCGTGCGTGGCCGCCCTGGGTCCCACGACCGCCGGGCTGTTCGGCAACGACGAGGCGTGGTCGTCGCGGGTGATGGCCGCCGCCGGGTTGTCGGGAGAGAAATTCTGCCGCCTGCCGCTGGACGGGGACATGCGCGAGGATATCAGGAGCGATTTCGCCGACGTGAAGAATGTCGGGGCCACACGCTGGGGCGGGGCGATCACCGCCGCGCTGTTCCTGCAGAAGTTCGCCGGCGACACGCCCTGGGTGCATCTCGATATCGCCGGGCCCGCCTGGGCGGAGAAGAAGCGCCATTACCAGGGTCCGGGCGGCACGGGCTACGGCGTGCGGCTGCTGGTGCGCCTGGCCGAGGACCTGGCCGCGGACAGGTAG
- a CDS encoding sodium-dependent transporter, with amino-acid sequence MEVIVNANAAGHLDAPPRESFSSRWGLLVTAIGIAIGTGNIWRFPRVAAANGGGVFIVLWMAFLFLWSIPLLIVESAMGRTTRHGTVGSFASLLGARGAWMGVFVAITTTGILCYYAVVTGWCMKYLTGSLIGTIGGETGVEYWHAFAGSGQAVGFHLAAVAVCCVIVLAGVRAGIEATAKVFIPILGLILLYSAVRALMLPGAGAGVRFLFSFDPGDFLRPRVYLEALSQSAWSTGAGWGLLLTYSVYARARERVVENAFIMGLANNTASILAALAVIPTVFALLPAETALAAATTPGENSTGMTFIWIPRLLGGSAGGQAMLFLFFLALVLAALSSMISMVEMAVRNLLDIGIGRRAATLAVGALIAAAGVPSALSSGFFDNQDWVWGLGLLVNGLLFCLAVTSYGFDRFRSAMVERDSELSGDMHLPHWFGPVIKYLVPVQFVALLGWWFWRSAGWAERWWDPLGTFSIGSVLAQWGVAVCLALWLGPKLARRLR; translated from the coding sequence ATGGAGGTTATCGTGAACGCAAACGCCGCCGGACACTTGGACGCCCCGCCGCGCGAATCATTCTCCTCGCGCTGGGGCCTGCTGGTCACTGCGATCGGGATCGCGATCGGCACCGGCAATATCTGGCGTTTCCCGCGGGTGGCTGCGGCCAACGGTGGCGGGGTGTTTATCGTCCTCTGGATGGCGTTCCTGTTCCTGTGGTCGATCCCCCTGCTGATAGTGGAGAGCGCGATGGGCCGCACTACGCGTCACGGGACAGTCGGCTCGTTCGCATCGCTGCTGGGAGCGCGCGGCGCGTGGATGGGCGTGTTCGTGGCGATCACCACCACGGGTATCCTCTGCTATTACGCCGTGGTCACCGGCTGGTGCATGAAATACCTCACCGGCTCGCTGATCGGCACGATCGGGGGGGAGACGGGTGTGGAGTACTGGCATGCGTTCGCCGGCAGCGGTCAGGCGGTGGGGTTCCATCTGGCGGCGGTGGCTGTCTGCTGCGTGATCGTGCTGGCCGGGGTGCGCGCCGGGATCGAAGCGACCGCCAAGGTGTTTATCCCTATACTGGGGCTGATTTTACTCTACTCGGCGGTGCGGGCGCTGATGCTGCCCGGCGCGGGCGCGGGGGTGCGCTTCCTGTTCAGTTTCGACCCTGGCGATTTCCTGCGGCCCCGGGTGTACCTGGAGGCGCTGAGCCAGTCGGCCTGGAGCACCGGTGCGGGCTGGGGCCTGCTGCTTACTTATTCGGTCTACGCCCGTGCGCGCGAGCGGGTGGTCGAGAACGCGTTTATCATGGGTCTGGCCAATAACACCGCCAGTATCCTGGCGGCGCTGGCCGTGATCCCCACCGTGTTCGCCCTGCTGCCTGCCGAAACCGCCCTGGCGGCGGCGACCACTCCCGGCGAAAACAGCACCGGGATGACATTCATCTGGATCCCCCGTCTGCTGGGCGGCAGCGCGGGCGGGCAGGCGATGCTGTTCCTGTTTTTCCTGGCCTTGGTGCTGGCCGCGCTGAGCAGCATGATTTCGATGGTGGAGATGGCCGTGCGCAACCTGCTCGATATCGGTATCGGGCGCAGGGCGGCCACGCTGGCGGTGGGAGCGCTGATCGCCGCGGCCGGAGTGCCCAGCGCGCTGAGCTCGGGCTTTTTCGACAACCAGGACTGGGTCTGGGGCCTGGGGCTGCTGGTCAACGGCCTGCTGTTCTGCCTGGCGGTGACCAGCTACGGTTTCGACAGGTTCAGGAGCGCGATGGTGGAGCGTGACTCCGAGCTCAGCGGCGACATGCATCTGCCGCACTGGTTCGGACCCGTGATCAAGTACCTGGTGCCGGTGCAGTTCGTGGCTCTGCTGGGCTGGTGGTTCTGGCGCTCGGCGGGCTGGGCCGAGCGCTGGTGGGACCCGCTGGGGACATTCAGTATCGGCAGCGTGCTGGCCCAGTGGGGAGTTGCAGTGTGTCTGGCGCTGTGGCTGGGCCCCAAACTGGCCCGGCGGCTGCGCTAG
- a CDS encoding sensor histidine kinase, protein MTKNYLATYGTISQAAGEAVDLVMGLKAKVKGKCFGPSRELQDDVRRLYESEVLERLQLIGRLIVELGKMRPRRFATGLSRLSLNLGDSAESMIEVLYIPGYREIQKVAVSLLDHIQRSLVYFRKTIARKQDPTMFNVNYLFRDIQLAACPWREGLLPPGDERLVRVKFNDKLDENLPHMVGEADGIYLALYQIVCNALTAAGDSGTVSLYSRYFERFRQLQVTVADNGRGVDRQGVLSSAMSVEAVDPGIADEIRRDDSDYNNRVFELMCRPRVSTFADRNSAHKGIGLTLASEEVKRQGGRMEIYSKPGRGTTVQLFFTIK, encoded by the coding sequence ATGACTAAAAACTACCTGGCGACGTACGGCACCATCTCCCAGGCGGCCGGGGAAGCGGTGGACTTGGTGATGGGCCTGAAGGCGAAGGTTAAGGGCAAGTGTTTCGGGCCCAGCAGAGAATTGCAGGACGATGTCCGCAGGCTGTACGAAAGCGAAGTGCTGGAGCGCCTGCAGTTGATCGGCCGCCTGATAGTCGAACTGGGCAAGATGAGGCCCCGGCGGTTCGCCACCGGCTTGAGCAGGCTCTCGCTGAATCTGGGCGACAGCGCGGAAAGCATGATCGAGGTGCTCTATATCCCGGGTTACCGGGAGATTCAGAAGGTGGCTGTTTCATTGCTTGACCACATTCAGCGTTCGCTTGTATATTTTCGTAAGACTATTGCGCGCAAGCAGGACCCGACCATGTTCAATGTCAACTACCTGTTTCGCGACATCCAGCTTGCCGCCTGCCCGTGGCGCGAGGGTTTGCTGCCGCCCGGCGACGAACGGCTGGTGCGGGTGAAGTTCAACGATAAGCTGGACGAGAACCTGCCGCACATGGTGGGGGAGGCCGACGGGATCTACCTGGCCCTCTACCAGATAGTGTGCAACGCGCTTACCGCCGCCGGTGACAGTGGAACAGTCAGTCTCTACTCGAGGTATTTTGAGCGGTTCCGGCAGTTGCAGGTAACCGTGGCGGACAACGGTCGGGGTGTGGACCGGCAGGGAGTGCTCAGCAGCGCGATGAGTGTCGAGGCGGTCGACCCCGGCATCGCCGATGAGATCCGTCGCGACGACTCCGACTATAACAACAGAGTTTTTGAACTTATGTGCCGCCCGCGGGTAAGTACATTTGCAGACCGCAACAGCGCCCACAAGGGAATCGGGCTGACTCTGGCCAGCGAGGAAGTGAAGCGGCAGGGCGGCAGGATGGAGATTTACAGCAAGCCGGGACGTGGTACCACGGTCCAGTTGTTTTTCACGATTAAATAG